DNA from Rubripirellula lacrimiformis:
ACAATTCGGTCCCAGGTTTGACCAGTTGCAGTCGCCGACTTTTGGGAGCCACCAACTTGATGGTCGCTGTGGGCGAAAGCAGCAAGCTGTTCATCGCCTTTTCGCAGCCGATCTGCAGACTGGCTGCCGTCCGACTGGATTGACGCGGATCAAAACCAAACTGATTCGTGAATGCGTCGGCCGCCAAGTCCACCAACCGGTGCAACCACGGCAACGACCCTTGGTGCCAGTGTCCGGCGGTCGCCAATTGGTGCAAGCGAACCGAATCCCGACGCATGACAGCCACTTCCAATGATTGCCCGGACACACCGACAAACAGCACCGTTTGTTCTTTTTGGGCATCGCCCAGGTCCAGGGATCGATCGGCAAACCCGCCCGGCAAAGACGCGTCGTCGGGAATCAACAAGGACTGCACAGCGGCGACCGAGCGATCGACCAATCGAACCGACGGGAAACCGGCCATCTGTGCCGACTGCAGAACACTGCGCCGGTGCAACTGGTCGTAACTGGCGGGGATGGTGATCGCGGTTGCCAGTGGCCCCGGACTGCCCGGCCACGCATTGAAGCGAATTTTCCGAAGCAAGATCGCAACCAGGACTTCCGGCGGACAAGATCGGCCAATCACTTTGCGATCCATCAATGGCTTGCCGATGTACATGGGCAGACAATGGACTAACGATTTGGGCGACTCGCTCCGCCGCTGGATCGCATCTTGGCCAAAGATCAATCGATCTTCGTCACTGGCAATCGCCATGCGAAACAAGGGGCGATCATCCCCACCGGCTGGCAACGGGTTTACGCCGCCAAGCGGGGACGCGGCGGCCGTTGCCGAATAGAACATGCCATAGTCGATCGCGAACACCTTGGACGATGCTCCGGACGTTGAACCGCCCGATTGAGTCGATCCGCCGCCGAAGGTAGACGAATCGTGGTTCGCAATCCGGTTGGCGAATTCGGTCATCCAGACGGGTGCATCGACCTGGTTGGCGTATTGGCCCAAATCATCGATGACTTCGTCCAACGATGCGTATCGTTCGTCAGGCTTTTTGGCCATCATCCGCGAAAAGATATGAGCGAATCGAAGATCGACGTCGCCGCGTGCCTGCATCAGATCGGGAATTTCCCCGTGCCGGTGGCCGTAGACTTGGTCCAAGTATTCGCCAGTGAACGGCGGACTAGCCGTCAACAAAAAATACATCGTCGCACCGAGCGAATAGATGTCGCTGCGTGCATCGGCTTGGTCGGGATCTTCCAGTTGTTCCGGTGACATGAAAGGTAGAGTTCCGACCAAACGCCCCTTCGAACTCGGTTCGGCTGATTCTTTGGCCGACGCTTTCCCGGACGGCGAGTAGTATTCGGCCGCATTGATTCGGGCCAACCCCAGGTCCAATACTTTGATCGTCCCATCGGACGCACGCATCAAGTTGCCAGGTTTGACGTCCCGGTGGATGATGCCAGCACGGTGGGCGTGCAATAGTCCCAAAGCGGCCTGACGAATGATCGCCGCCGCCTCGCCCACGCCTAGCGGACCACGTGTTGCAACCCAACGCGTCAGCGTCATGCCGTCCACGAATTCCATCGCCAGATAGTGAATCCCCTGCTCGGATTCGCCGGCATCAAATGCGGTCACAATGTTGGGATGCATCAAACGCGATGCGGCCAGCACTTCGGCATAAAATCGCTGGACCGCCGTCACCTCCTTCATCCGTTTGATCGGCAGCATCTTGATCGCCACCAACCGCTGCATCCGCGTGTGCTCGGCCAAATAGACGTTGCCCATGCCGCCGGATCCAATCAATTTTTGGATCACGTACCCGCCGATTTGCTTGGGCACGTCGTCATCCACCTGAGGCGACGAAGCCATGGAAAAATCCAACGAATCGGAATCAGCCATAAAACTGCCAAAAGCCCGCGTGGGCTCGTCCGTGATCGGCAAATTCTCGCTCGACGAAGATCCTTGGTCGGAGGATTCGAAATTTTCGATCGTCGGATCCCCGTCGATCGATGAAAGGTTCGCGACGGATGAAAGGTCTTCCGAAGATGAAACATCCTGATCCGCTGCACCGGGCGCAGGGGAATCGGACGCAGGCGAATCGGACGCTGGGGAATCGGGTTCCGAGGAACCGGGCGCCGGTGAATCCTGGCCCGGCAGCGACATGCCATCCGACAGGGGTTTCGACGGTTTCGCGCCAAGCGACGTTTTCTCGCCAAACGACTGGTGTTCTTCGGAGGACAAAGCGTGTCGATAAGTTTCAGGTGAAAGAGAGACAAGATTTTGGTCTGAAAAACATCCCGCGTTCTCATCATGCGTGCCTTCGCTATGATACTGCACAGAATCAACCCAGGCGTCGCATTTCTCGCTTCGCCCCTGCCCACGCCAGTTCCTTTGGTCCCATGAAGCTTCGAATCGCGACCCGACAAAGCCCGCTAGCACTGTGGCAAGCCGAGCACGTAGCGGCCCGTTTGGCCGACGCGGGCTTCGAATCCGTGTTGGTGCCAATGGTCAGCAGCGGGGATACCGACATGCGTCCGATTGATGGCACCCGCCAAGTCGGCTTATTCACCAAAAGGATCCAACAGGCCTTGTTGGACGACGAAGCCGACGTGGCGGTCCATTCGCTGAAAGATCTGCCCACCGAGGTCAACGAACAATTGGCCCTGGCCGCCGTGCCGCCGCGCGAGACCGTCGCCGATTGCTTGGTTTCCAAATCGGGCATGACATTATCGGACGTTCCCCAGGGTGGCCGAGTGGGGACGGGCAGCCGCCGCCGCGCAGCCCAATTGCTAAGCCGACGTCCCGACCTGCGCGTCGAATCGATCCGCGGCAATGTGCAGACACGACTCAGCAAGTTGGACGTGGCCGAGGAAGGCGCCGACGGCCCATTCGATGCCATCGTGTTGGCCGACGCTGGCCTGGTGCGATTGAAGATGCAAGACCTGCCGCGTTACCACTTTACCTTTGACGAGATGCTGCCCGCGCCCGGGCAGGGTGCACTGGGGATCGAAGTCCGATCGGCCGACGCTGAATCACACGCCGCCATTGCAACCTTGGATGACATCGAAACGCGAGCGTCGGTGACGGCCGAGCGAACTCTGTTGGCGTCGCTGCACGGTGGCTGTCTGGCTCCCATCGCAGCGTATGCAAATGTCGCTGGCGGCAAGCTGCGACTGTCGGCCGTCGCCCTTAGCCCCGATGGCAAGAATCGCATCGACGAGTCGGCCGAGATCGATTTCGAATCGGACCTGGCCGCGGCGATCGAATTGGCCACGAAGGTGTCTGATAAAATGATCGCGGCCGGAGCGATCGAAATGGTCCGCGGCTAACGCACGCTGGAACCGTCAGGGCCGCTGGTGGACTCCGACGAAAATGTTGGTGGGGAGGCAATTCTGGCGAATCCCACTACGTTGAGGTCCGGCGGTTCGAAGCCACCGCACAACCATGACGCCTAACGATTTACGCCGGGTCTTTTAGCTTTTCAAGGCGTGCGGCTTCCCTGCGGACCTGTTGGGCGGTGGCCGGAAGATACGACATCCCTTCCACCCATTGGGTTAACGTGTATTCCAACTGCCGCGAACCCGGCTGGTACAAACTCCCCAGCTTGGCTTGCAGAAAGTCGTCACGCCATTGTTCACGACTGGCGACGGTTACGAACAATCCACCGTCCCTGATCTGTTCGATCATCTGTCGTGTGAAGAGGTCAACATATCGATCGGCTCGATTTCTTTCGATCCAGTAACGGTGCGCCCGCCCATCTAGCATTTTCACGCCTCCGAACGAGTTCCACAGGTGTCCGAAGCCGACCGTGTTCCAACCGTGCTGATACCGCCGCCACTCATGAATCACCGCGATCCGGCGTGAACGACGCCGCAGATCATCCGAGGGAATCATATCTACCAGCGGCTTGTCGCTGACCAGCGATTTCATCGTCGGATCGGCATTCAAAGCGTGCAGCGCCAATCGCTCGGCTGGTTCCGCGATTCGGACCAATCCAATCAAGCCTTCCTGACCGTCCAAGACAAGTTGCCGAACCTCTCGCGACCATTTCAACAACACCTCCGTCGCCAACTGCCGATTGACGACGGCTCGCATGACTGCATCCTGCGTGGTTTGACCATCACCGGAATCCTCCGTCGTCGCGCCAGCGGGGCGAGCCCCCACCGAGTCAGCAAGTTCGGTGATGGCAGAATCGAGATCGGCGATGGCGGAATCAAGTTCCATCCCCATTGCATCGCTATTCTGATCCTCTTCGCCCAGTGCGACGGACAAACCAAGGTTCAAGGACGCCAAACTCACTAGCCCCCTCAGTTCGGAAAATCCGACATGAAAGCCAATCGTTTCCGCGTCATCGAGCTCTAGCCTCAGCCGATCCGTGATCTGAGGGCGAATGTGAGTCCCAGCGGTTATCGGGCTCATCGCTTCGAAAGAGATCGCGCGTGATATCGGAAGGTCGTAGCTAAGGCCTTGTCGAGGATTTTTTGCCGCTGGGATCGATTCCGCCAACATGCTCCGGCGCCAACCGTCCATCTGCATCGGTGTCGTCACCCACCGGGACGCCATCACGATCAGGATCGGCAGTGCCGCGGCTGCCACCGTCCAAGCGACCACGCGGACGTGAAAGCCACGGTCCATTCGCCCGTCCAACCAACGTCCAATCAAACGCCACGATGCGAATAGCAACACCGGCGGCACCGCCAACATGGCCCATTGATATCCCACGTAGCCCGTCAAAAATATGACGGTCATCATCAGCGAAATCATCGCGAACGCGGGCGTCGCAAAGAACGACAATACTGGCCGTTTGACCCACAACGAAACCAGTTGTCCGCAACCATAAAACGCAAACCACCAAGCAACCGAAATCGGTTCCATGTCGCCCATCCGTTGGGGTCCATCCTGGCTTTGCTGAGTGACAAATACCATCGCGATCAAGAACAACGCCGGTACCAACGTCGGAATGATCCGCGTCAACCAGATTTGTGATTTAGAAATTCCGCGATCGGCAAAGAAGGCACATTGGCGGCGAACCGAGTCACCATAAAAGGTGAGCGCCCCCAACCACATCAATGCTAAAGTCGTCACCGGTATCGCCAGCTCGGCCATGGCGTGCATGGGCCGGAAATAGTTTCGTGAAGTTGACATCACACACAACACGAAGACGATGACGACCATCGGCAATACAGCCAATTGGACCTGTCGCCATTGTTGCCAAAGCAGTGCGAAAATCGGCGAAGGTCGATACAGCCCAACAACAGCCATTGGCGGCGGACGATAGGCTTCGGCTGTGACAACAGCGCCCATCGGATTCGAGAGAGTCTTTTCGGTGTCCAACAAACGCCGGCGAGCCAACCATCGCTGCAACACAAACAGCCCAGCCAAAAACGCCATCCCCACCGCAATTAGCCGCCACCACTGCCACGCCGGGGCCGTCATGTCGGCCAACGAATTTGCGTAGCGGTCGTCCATCAAAATGGTTGCGATCACGACGATCACGTACCACGTGATCGAAACGATCGGCAGCAATGCCACCAGCGCCGCTACCGGTGATCGCAATGCATACGAACTGGCAAATCCAATCAGCAGCAACGTGGCACTAAAGAACATCGCTTGCAAAACCCCGGTCATCGTCAACATGCCGGGGAACGCCCGTGCAACATGCTGGTCAGAGTGAGGCAACGCCCATATGCAGATCCACAAAGAACAGGACGCCAACAACCAAGCACCGGCAACGGCCAGTGCCGAGACCAAGAGCTTCGAGTCCGCAATCAGCTGCCATCGAAGCGGCAGAGTTCGCAGCCAGCGAAACGTGCCTGTTTCTTCTTCGGTACCGATCAACATCGCCGGGGCGCCGATGGCGACTAGATTGGGCAGCAACACCCACATCATCACGGCAATCACCATCGCCGCACGGCCGCCGTCATCGCTGGTCGCAGAGACGAAGGCAACCAACAGTGGAGCAGCAAGAATTGCGATCCCGATGGCCAGCAACAACGGCTTGATCATCAAACCGTCTTTCCAAACCAGCCGTTGCCAAATTCGTTGTGTGTTCATCGTACCCATGCCAAGACAAGTAAACCGCAGACCGCAAACGCCAAAATCCGTCAACCCAATCGCGTCGGGCTAACGATGCAGCGAATGGTCCGTGATAGAGCGTGCAGGGACTGTTTGACCAGCAACCGCATGCTCGGATGTCCCCCGACGATCGTTCGGTCCATTCATGCCCGGACCAATCGCATCTGAGTTCAGCGCTGCGGGCCGGACGGCGCGGTCGTCACAAACCGCGACAAAAATTTCTTCTAGCGTTGCCGGTACCGCCACGGCATCGGTCACACCGCTATCGGGACCGTAGAACGCACGCCAATCGTCCGACAAGTCCGACACGACCCATCGCATCTGACGCCCATTGCGTGATTCGCACAGCACGTTGCCCGCGGGCACGGCAACCGTTGTACTGGCGTGATCCAACGTTGCCGTCACGATCAACGTCCTGGCCCGCAACGTTTCCAACGGCTCGCATACTTTCAACATCCCCTTGTGGACGATCGCGACCCAGTCTGCGACACGCTCCACCTCGCTGATCTGGTGGCTCGACAGCAGCACGGTTCGGCCCAGCGCCGCCCGATCGACCATCGATTCCAAGAACTGACGCCGCACCATCGGGTCCAAACCGCTGGTCGGTTCGTCCAAAATCAGAAGCTTGGGGTCATGTGCGGTCGCAAGCGCTAGGGCGACTTTCGCTCGCTGGCCTTTGCTCATGTTCTTTAGCCGAACGCCCGTCGGAACATCAAACGCCGCCAACAACTCCAGATACCGCAGCGGAAACGCGTCGTCGTAAAACGCCGATGTGAACCAACCGATTTCCTCTGCCTTCATCCAGTCGTATAGCGCCGGTGCATCCGACACATAGCCGATCGATTGCCGGATTTGCATCGCACCATCGGACGCCGAGTGGCCCAGCACCGTGGCGCTCCCCGAATCGGGCTGAACAAAGCCGGTCAGGATGCGAATCATCGTCGTCTTCCCCGCCCCGTTCTCGCCAAGCAGCGCGAACACGACACCCTCGGGCACTTCCAGCGACAAGTGATCCAGTGCCTGAGTGCGACCGTACCGTTTGCAGACATTTCGAAGCGAGATGATGGAGTCAGACATAGGACTAGTCCCTCGAGAACGCGTGGTTTGGTGATAAGTTTGGTGAGTTGGCAAAGACGCTGCGTCGCACCTATCCACTGGATCCGGATGCCGAATCATCCGGCGACGGCGACTGGCCGCCGGACGCTGAATCGGATCCGTTTTCAGATGCAACCGGCGCCGAACTTCCCGACTGCTTGGCCAGTTCCAGCTCGAAGATTGTCCGCAGATCGTCCGCCGTCATGCCGCCGGACAACGCATCCGCCATCGCACGACGCACGGCATCGGCGACCAAGGAATTGCGAGCCTTGGTGCAGCGAGTGATCGCATCGCGGCGGACAATCATGCCTCGCCCCCGCAGCGGCTCTAGCACCAAGTCACTCTGCAGCTCGGTATAGGCCCGTGCGATCGTGTTCGGGTTGATGGCCAAGTCACTCGCCAACTGCCGAACACTTGGCACCATCTGGCCACCCACCAAGACACCGTCGGCGACCGCCAACTTCACTTGCCGGACGATCTGTTCGTAAATGGCGACGTCGCCAGAAGGATCAATTGAAAAAAACATTCGCACCACTCGCCGTAAGAGACCCGTGTACTGCCGTAATAGTACAGCAGCTCTAGCCGAGTGTCAAGACTTTGCGGCTCGTATATCCGGCCGGCAGTTACGTTGCGTTCGTAGTACCGGCTTCAGCCGGCTTCGGTAGCCCCGACGATCAGGCTCGATTCCGCCTAAAGTCGGTACTACAAACGGTGCGGATGGACTTTCCGTCCAAGCAAAAAGAAACCTCTCCGGGATTACCGGAGAGGCTTCGAAATTCATCAGGGATTGACCGCCGCGGAATCAACGGCGGCGGTCTGGATCCCAAATCACGCAATACCAGCGGATCAGTTGCCGGGGAATCCGGCGCCTGGGTTACCGAACGAAGGCATCTGCATGCTAGGGCCACCGGTCGATGGTGGTCCGGCAGGAGTTGATGAACCAAACAGGTCTTCGCGTTTGATCCGCAACTGCGAATAGGTGCCTTCGGGAATGACGTAGTACCAGTCAGCGAATCGTTCGTTCAGTTCACGCACCCTGCGCTGAGCCGCTTCAAGTTGATCTTTCCGTGCATCCAACTTGCGTTGGTTTTCTTTCGTAATCTTCTCTTGTTCGGCTTCCAAACGTTCTTGAAGCTCTTCTTGCGTTAACTGTTGATCATCCGCCTTGGCGTCCGCATCATCGGCTTTTTGCTCTGGTGCATCGGCCGGCTTCGCATCATCGTTCTCTGCGTCAGGATCATCTTCAGTACCATCCTGCGCCTGACCGGTTCCCGATGCCTCGCCTTCGCCAGCGGTTTCGGTTTCGCCCGACTTCTCTACGGCTTCTTCGCCGGCTTCTGTGCCCGCATCGCCGGAAGTCGGTTCCGCCTCCGACGGCTGATCAGACTCCTGTGGTTTGTCCGATTCGGCTGGCATGTCTTCAGCGGCTTCTTCGGCAGCCGGCTCGTCACCGCCCTGCTCTTCTTCGCTAACGTCTTCCTTTTCGGTTTCAGCGGGTTCCTCGGTTTCAGCAGGCTCCTCTGCTGCCTCTTCCTTCATCTCGGCCTCTTCGGCGGCAGGCTCGGCTTTGGTTGCTTCCTCGCTGGCGGGTTCGTCGACCTCCGCGGCAGGTTCATCGATTTTGGGCGGGTTCAGCATCGCATCGAGTTCTTCTAGAGTTTGCGGGATCGCCCGCAGTTCTGGCACGGGGAACTTCGATTCGTCGACCATGGTGGTGACGAACAGGTAGCGATTGACACCACTATCGGATGCTGTTTCGCTGCCTTCGGCGTCGCCGTCCTCGGTTCCAGCATCTTCGCCGGACCCGACACCTGCGATGTTGCCGAAGCGGATCAGATACTTGACGCCGTCCTTCAACGACACGCTCAGTTCGCCGTTAGCCGACAGAATTTCTGCTTGGCCATCGGCACCTGCTTCGATCGGATAGAAACCACGCTGAGCCAAGGATGCGATTGCATCTTGGTTGGACAGCAAGTCAGCACTGGCTTTTAGCGTTGCGCTAACGCCCTCTGGCTTGCGGAACACGTTGACAATTTTCAAGTCATCCAATGCATTCTTCAGCTCGTTCAGCTTGGTCTTGTTCAGCTCTTTGCCAGCCGGGATTTCGACGTTCTTGCCTTCCACTCGCGGGTCGTTGGGATCAAATTCCTGCAGCGAAGCCAGTTCATACTGAGCCCCATCCAATTTGATATCGGCGGTATATTGGCGGCTAAGCGAGATGCCTCGCTGGCCCAACGTCGCGGTGTAGTCCTTGATCTGCAGACTGTCGATGTCGATGCTGCTTAGCTGCAGCAAGTCGTCTTCGATCCAGTCGCGGAAGTTGGTGGTCAACGGTGATTCGTCGAACTTCACGACGTAGACCGGATCCTGGTTCGGAATGCGCACATACCGTTTGGTGGGATCGTCTTTCAGTGCGTCCCCGATGATCAACGACGCCAAGACTTCCTGGGCTTCGTTTTTGAAGGTCACCAATCGACCGACGCCTTCGTCACCGACTTCTAGATCTTCGAGCGCCGGTTCGGCGACGCCCAGATCGTCATGGTCTTCGGCGTTTTCGGTTTGGATATCCAAAATCTTGACGCCCACCAGCGCGTTGGCCGCATCCTTCATCTGTTCGATCGCGTCGGCCGGGTAGCCTTCGCGTGAAGGGATCGTCCACAAGCCTGATTCGCGGTCCTTGCGGACTTCGAACGTGTCCAAAGTGCCTTGGGTTTCGTCGAACGTGACGACCTTCATGCTGGCCGCAGCCAACGGATCGGTAAACGTTTCGAACAGCATCTGACCAGCTTCGTTATCCGCTTGGGTAACGGGCCGGGGCCAAGCGACCAAAGCAGCGACGCCAGCGACAACAGCCGCAGCGCCCCAGAACAGTCCAGTTTTCTTGCCTTCGTTCATTGGGAAAGATTTTAGGTTTAAGGTATTAGGCGTTAGGTAAAACAACGGTGGCTTTGGGATCGGGCGTTGGTTTTGATTGAAAACCAAACGCCGAATCCGTAACACCTACTTCAATCGGCTCTTGCTGATGTTTTCGCGTTCTCGCAGTCGCCGAGCGGCGAACACGATCACGCCAACCACCAACGGTGGGATGCATGGCAGGGTGACCGCAGCGGCTTTGACCTTGTTCTGAATCTTGGTCACTTCGTCGGCTGCGGCTCGTTCGATATCACGCACTTTCAGTTCGCGATCCCGTTCCAGTTTGGTTCGCTTGACGTCCAGTTTGCGTTGTTCCAGTTCCTGTTGGGTTTGGAACGTTTGCAACTTGGCCTGCAATTCGGCACGCGAAACATTGCCATCGGCGTTCTGTTTCTGCAGCTTCTCGACCTCTTCTTGCAGTTCCTTCATGCGAGCCTGCTGAGCCTCTTGGGCATCGCGGATCGCAGCATCGTATTCCGTCTGGAAATCTTTACTGCCATTGCGAACCGCGGTGCGAGCCTCTTCCTTGACCGAGTCGATCATGCGTAGGGAAGCAAAGATCGGCTCGTGCTTACGAACTTCGATGAAATCGTACTGGCCGGTCAGCCAGTCGATACAGTTCAGCACGAAGGTAACGTTTTGAAACTGGAACCGTGCCTCGGTGACAACGTTCGGATCCGCTCGGATCATCAGGAACTCGGGCAACATCATGTCCGTGTCGGCCACGTACACCGCTTTGATCCCCGGCGCGTTGGTGTCCGGTTTGGACTGCTGCTCGGCTGGGTCTGCCGCACCGTCCTCGCCTTCGCCTTCGGCCTGTTCTGCGTCGTCGGCGGCCGCACGCGTGGCGCCTTCGATCGCCATCGCGATGGGGATCGATGGTTTGATGCCCTTGGTTTCGCGAGCCACCGTGGTCTGACCGGTCATGATCTGCTGCATCTTGGTGCCGTCGATCAAACCGCTAAGTCCACCGGTTTGTAGCAGCGGCGTGTGCTTCAGCGGCGATCCGGCCTTGGCCAACACGGCACCAGCGACAATCCCTAGCACCTCTTGCATGCCCGACGTGATTGGGTTGTCTTGGCTTAACGCCATTCCCATTTCGGCACCTGGTGCCTCTTCGTCGATAAAGATCCATAGCTCGTTAGCCTGGTCGTCCAGGGTCGGGTACGGATTGTGTTGTTGCCACACCAAATCAGGCGTGTACATCTCTTGCATGCCGGCGCGTCCTGGGATCTCGACGCCTAGCAGGTCCCACAACTGGCGAATGTCGGCCTTCGGTTGTGGTCCACCACCGCCACCAAACATGCCGCCGGGAGCCTGTTTCGGCGACCCCGTCGGTGTGATGTAGCCTGCACCGACCGGCGCGGGATCTTCAAAGATCGCCACTGGCACACCGGCTCGGATGGCTTCCAGCAAACGGTCGAACTGTGGCGGTGCCAACGAAGATGGCTGGACGCACAGCAAAGCGGCGTAGACATCCGGCGACACCGGCGAATTCAAATCGACTTCTTCGACTTCGTATTGCTTGCCAAGTTCGTCCATCAACGGGTGACGGGGAACCTGTTGCATCGACATGCCGCTCATCACGGTTCCGCCGGTCAAGCGAGCGTCGGTTGCGACGATCCCCAGTCGTTGGCGAGCCCCGGAAGCGACCGTGTTGATCGAACGAACCAGTTCGTATTCCACCGGGATGCCGTATTCGAAGATTGGCACGGTGACCTTTTCTAGACCGGACTTGAATGCCGCCCCCATGATCAATTGTTTCTGCTGGGACGCACCTCGTTCCTTGACCATCCGCGTTTGCGGCGCGATCCCGAAACGTTCTTCGGCTAGCGCGGCTTCGTCCGAAAACAGTTCGATGTCGTCATACAGATTGACGGTAATCTCGCGTCCACGGGCGGCCGCTTCGCTGCGGAATTCCTTCAACA
Protein-coding regions in this window:
- a CDS encoding Gldg family protein; its protein translation is MALNNVTTALLSLLVHDLVFLALLVAIVALLAGTKQAAFAVMKRNFVGYFSNPTGYVFLCIFVFLTSVAAFWPYEFFNQNLATVDQLNYWFPLIMLVFIPAITMSIWAEEKRQGTDELLLTLPADDFDIVIGKYMAAAAIFTASLLFSQISTFVTLAILTEGELDTGLIFTSYLGYYFVGLTMIAIGMIASFLTGNLTVGFILGALFNAPLAFASLVESVSPNQNIAKWIAASGIARPFDDFGRGVVSSSSVIYFVLVAAVALYICMVLIGRRHWTGGKDGNTMAWHYIARVLALVVVTAGAVILFRSRDVFRHDFTEGKVSSLAPATKKLIRELDSDRPIVIDAFISKEIPEVYAKTRYELINLLKEFRSEAAARGREITVNLYDDIELFSDEAALAEERFGIAPQTRMVKERGASQQKQLIMGAAFKSGLEKVTVPIFEYGIPVEYELVRSINTVASGARQRLGIVATDARLTGGTVMSGMSMQQVPRHPLMDELGKQYEVEEVDLNSPVSPDVYAALLCVQPSSLAPPQFDRLLEAIRAGVPVAIFEDPAPVGAGYITPTGSPKQAPGGMFGGGGGPQPKADIRQLWDLLGVEIPGRAGMQEMYTPDLVWQQHNPYPTLDDQANELWIFIDEEAPGAEMGMALSQDNPITSGMQEVLGIVAGAVLAKAGSPLKHTPLLQTGGLSGLIDGTKMQQIMTGQTTVARETKGIKPSIPIAMAIEGATRAAADDAEQAEGEGEDGAADPAEQQSKPDTNAPGIKAVYVADTDMMLPEFLMIRADPNVVTEARFQFQNVTFVLNCIDWLTGQYDFIEVRKHEPIFASLRMIDSVKEEARTAVRNGSKDFQTEYDAAIRDAQEAQQARMKELQEEVEKLQKQNADGNVSRAELQAKLQTFQTQQELEQRKLDVKRTKLERDRELKVRDIERAAADEVTKIQNKVKAAAVTLPCIPPLVVGVIVFAARRLRERENISKSRLK